The Aedes aegypti strain LVP_AGWG chromosome 3, AaegL5.0 Primary Assembly, whole genome shotgun sequence genome contains a region encoding:
- the LOC5580145 gene encoding uncharacterized protein LOC5580145 — translation MRQELVLILFLFYGASSSTIDHTVPDSDKDLTTDEASQVAQSLVDAGLNGFKMLRVRYSKVDVDSCNMILTSIFEVQLRSTGEVFEISSDSNVTDAVNCKSKRKLLEAIKIGGFTRVQHMTKVKDDQTELKDISIDQFRADKKMLEQKDFRIVASNYSYQFAGDEGVVSDAELIELHVRMVDTGNEYLVNIVGEIEMFGPVISRANVNYPPKVLLSLLGGGSYSKMKRKKYSS, via the exons ATGAGGCAGGAACTTGTACTCATTCTATTCCTATTTTATGGTGCCAGTAGTTCAACAATCGATCATACCGTGCCCGATTCTGACAAAGACTTGACCACCGATGAAGCATCTCAAGTGGCACAATCGCTCGTCGATGCTGGATT AAATGGTTTCAAAATGCTACGAGTTCGGTACAGTAAAGTGGATGTTGATTCGTGTAACATGATTCTGACCAGCATTTTTGAAGTTCAACTACGTTCAACTGGGGAAGTGTTTGAAATCAGCAGTGACAGTAATGTGACTGATGCTGTTAATTGTAAAAGTAAACGTAAACTTTTAGAAGCCATAAAAATAGGAGGTTTCACTAGAGTTCAACATATGACTAAGGTCAAAGATGACCAAACTGAATTGAAGGACATTTCTATTGATCAGTTTCGAGCCGATAAGAAAATGCTAGAgca GAAGGATTTTCGTATAGTGGCCTCAAATTATTCTTACCAGTTTGCTGGCGATGAAGGAGTGGTATCCGATGCAGAGTTAATCGAGTTACATGTTCGTATGGTGGATACGGGAAATGAATACTTGGTCAATATTGTAGGAGAAATTGAAATGTTTGGACCCGTAATTTCGAGAGCGAATGTGAATTATCCTCCAAAAGTTTTACTTTCACTTCTTGGTGGAGGAAGCTACTCCAAGATGAAACGAAAAAAGTATAGTTCATAA